From a region of the Zingiber officinale cultivar Zhangliang chromosome 4B, Zo_v1.1, whole genome shotgun sequence genome:
- the LOC121974728 gene encoding uncharacterized protein LOC121974728, whose translation MEKVRCGQPSSVPKKGKKKQAKGELDRLKQAEKKKRRLEKALAASAAIRSELEKKKQKKLEEQRRLDEEGASIAEAVALHVLCEDTDEPCPFAVDNACQNNSWNYSGNIDLLMGYQTSTKHCFDYLNQVSIPCEPVWKCNRSGNRSVWPPQTYVEDRQSLAHEGTSQGADVSVGLLAAEAVSSLQIVEDPNGAQFSGPGATTFLINKMLAGCNNGKKVEIYRKI comes from the coding sequence ATGGAGAAAGTAAGATGTGGTCAGCCAAGCTCTGTtccaaagaaaggaaaaaagaagcAGGCGAAGGGCGAGTTAGATCGTCTGAAGCAGGCTGAGAAGAAAAAGAGACGTTTGGAGAAAGCACTTGCAGCATCCGCTGCCATACGTTCTGAGTTAGAGAAGAAGAAACAGAAGAAACTAGAAGAACAACGAAGACTTGATGAAGAGGGTGCCTCAATTGCTGAAGCAGTTGCCCTTCATGTTCTCTGTGAAGACACGGATGAACCCTGCCCCTTTGCAGTGGACAATGCTTGTCAAAACAACAGTTGGAATTATTCAGGCAATATTGATCTTCTCATGGGTTATCAGACCTCCACAAAACATTGTTTTGACTATCTGAATCAGGTAAGCATTCCGTGCGAGCCTGTGTGGAAGTGTAACAGGTCGGGGAATCGATCTGTATGGCCACCACAAACTTATGTGGAAGACCGTCAATCACTAGCTCACGAAGGAACAAGTCAAGGAGCCGACGTCTCCGTAGGTCTCTTGGCAGCTGAAGCTGTTTCATCACTGCAAATTGTAGAAGATCCAAATGGTGCTCAATTTTCTGGGCCGGGCGCAACAACTTTTCTTATTAATAAAATGCTGGCTGGCTGCAACAATGGTAAAAAGGTTGAAATTTACAGGAAGATATAG
- the LOC121978113 gene encoding receptor-like serine/threonine-protein kinase SD1-7 produces the protein MFPCGPNSYCSSNISPPCTCLRGFHPRNQHNWDMLVGEAGCMRTKPLDCLNNTDEFFRLSVTKLPDASRSTVLNANWNFEECRFFCLSNCACRAYAASIISGNGSGSGSGCLIWTEDLTDITVNGTSPSEARHANRNILMFVILPPAILFLACVAYSIWRRKKTSSHIDYEAEEKDMELPLFDLTTIKDATDDFSADNKLGQGGFGPVYKGKLGDDQEIAVKRLSKTSSQGVDEFKNEITLIAKLQHRNLVKLLGCCIQGGERLLIYEYMSNGSLDNFLFDEVQTVLLDWRARYNIILGVARGLLYLHHDSRLRIIHRDLKASNILLDKNMNPKISDFGMARIFGGDESVSITKRVVGT, from the exons ATGTTCCCGTGCGGCCCCAACAGTTATTGCAGCTCCAACATCTCGCCGCCGTGCACATGCTTGCGTGGGTTTCATCCGAGGAATCAACATAACTGGGACATGCTGGTCGGAGAAGCCGGCTGCATGAGGACGAAGCCTTTGGACTGTCTAAATAATACCGATGAATTCTTCAGACTGAGTGTCACGAAGTTGCCCGACGCGTCCAGATCGACAGTACTCAATGCAAACTGGAACTTTGAGGAGTGCAGGTTTTTTTGCTTGAGCAACTGCGCATGCAGAGCATATGCCGCATCGATCATAAGTGGGAATGGGAGTGGCAGTGGCAGTGGCTGCTTAATATGGACAGAGGATCTCACTGATATCACCGTGAATGGCA CATCACCATCTGAAGCCCGTCATGCTAATCGTAATATCTTAATGTTTGTGATTCTTCCACCGGCAATTCTTTTCCTTGCTTGTGTTGCTTACTCGatttggaggaggaagaagacaa GTTCTCATATTGACTATGAAGCAGAAGAAAAGGACATGGAATTGCCATTGTTTGACTTGACTACAATTAAAGACGCAACCGATGACTTCTCAGCAGACAACAAGCTTGGTCAAGGAGGCTTTGGCCCTGTATACAAG GGTAAATTGGGAGACGATCAAGAGATAGCAGTGAAAAGATTATCTAAGACATCGTCACAAGGAGTGGATGAATTCAAAAATGAGATCACATTGATCGCGAAGCTGCAACATCGAAATCTTGTTAAGCTTCTTGGCTGTTGCATCCAAGGAGGGGAAAGACTCTTGATCTATGAATACATGTCCAATGGAAGCTTGGACAACTTTCTGTTTG ATGAAGTTCAAACTGTATTACTGGATTGGAGAGCAAGGTACAACATCATTCTCGGTGTCGCTCGAGGTCTACTTTATCTTCACCATGATTCAAGGTTAAGGATTATTCATAGGGATCTTAAAGCTAGTAACATTCTTCTTGACAAAAATATGAATCCCAAAATATCAGATTTTGGCATGGCTAGGATATTTGGAGGAGATGAATCCGTATCAATTACCAAAAGAGTCGTCGGAACCTAG